The following are encoded together in the Spirochaetota bacterium genome:
- a CDS encoding Gldg family protein → MKLKFLSDLQKNNRLDNLTLFLIVAGIIVFLNLVCTRVFARLDLTGDRIYSLSSSSKKVVRELHEPKTVKVFFTRDLPAPYSTYYKYLEDILREYRSSGWKFRYEFVDLKRKPTAPDEYGIQPVQLQVYEKDQVQFKRAHIGMVFIHGDVIERIPQITSTEGLEYKITSIIRKMNNKVDKLANLKGNVEIVLFASSNIPLPDIQSVEGKVKEKFDSLNKKYLGKLKYSSVDTARNPESEKVAREYGMRAVSWPAMRGTPAGSGYIGVVVVFGDKREGLNLLGQNMFGQYYIDGIETIDATLSGVIDNLIGLNRKIGYITGYGEPNRFGGYGGMMGGRGGDEQNTISHLAGFIDAEYQFESIAVKDKKISSDVSALLVIGPKQRLDEYALFQIDQFIMSGKPVAFLLSGLDFPQPPPELAMYQQQPPQGSAVNTGLEYLLAAYGVKLNNNVVFDENCYKQQTPREYGGGERAIYFAPIIEQENISQKHPVTQKIKGMVALQASSIEPIDSVIKANKLSYLELIKTSKRSWQQGEGAMLQYAMPPQGTNDFRKHTISAVVEGAVKSYFDGKPIPRGATNASTAGIGLAASSDAGFIPAAKKARIFILAGSEMAKNSIIDQEGKYPNSIFVKNLIDWLAADQDLIPIRKKGLSYNPMKKVPDFVKTLIKFINVGGVPLIVIVLGIFLWRLDNARRDRIRAQFK, encoded by the coding sequence TTCGCGCGCCTCGATCTTACCGGCGACCGCATCTATTCGCTCTCGTCGTCGAGCAAGAAGGTCGTTCGCGAGCTACATGAGCCGAAGACGGTAAAGGTGTTCTTTACGCGCGATCTTCCGGCGCCGTACAGCACGTACTATAAGTATCTCGAGGACATCCTTCGCGAATACCGTTCAAGCGGATGGAAATTCCGCTATGAATTCGTCGACCTCAAGCGCAAGCCCACCGCGCCGGACGAGTACGGCATACAGCCCGTGCAGCTGCAGGTGTATGAGAAGGACCAGGTCCAGTTCAAGCGTGCGCATATCGGCATGGTGTTCATTCACGGCGATGTCATCGAGCGCATACCGCAGATAACCTCGACGGAAGGTCTTGAATACAAGATAACATCGATAATCCGCAAGATGAACAATAAGGTCGACAAACTCGCCAATCTCAAGGGCAATGTCGAGATCGTACTGTTCGCCTCGTCGAATATTCCGCTCCCCGATATCCAGTCCGTCGAAGGGAAGGTGAAGGAGAAATTCGATTCGCTCAATAAGAAATATCTCGGCAAGCTCAAGTACTCGTCGGTCGACACCGCGAGGAACCCGGAGTCCGAGAAGGTCGCGCGCGAGTACGGCATGCGTGCGGTATCGTGGCCGGCGATGCGCGGCACGCCCGCGGGCTCGGGCTACATCGGCGTCGTCGTGGTGTTCGGCGATAAGCGCGAGGGGCTTAATCTCCTCGGGCAGAATATGTTCGGACAGTACTACATCGACGGTATTGAGACGATCGACGCGACGCTTTCGGGTGTCATCGATAATCTCATCGGCCTCAACAGGAAGATCGGCTACATCACCGGCTACGGTGAACCCAACCGCTTCGGCGGTTACGGCGGCATGATGGGCGGCCGCGGCGGCGACGAACAGAACACCATATCGCATCTTGCGGGCTTCATCGATGCCGAGTATCAGTTCGAATCGATAGCGGTCAAGGATAAGAAGATATCTTCCGATGTGAGCGCGCTCCTCGTCATCGGACCCAAGCAGCGGCTCGATGAGTATGCGCTTTTCCAGATAGACCAGTTCATCATGAGCGGCAAGCCCGTTGCGTTCCTCCTGAGCGGGCTCGATTTCCCGCAGCCCCCGCCGGAGCTCGCGATGTATCAGCAGCAGCCCCCGCAGGGAAGCGCGGTGAACACCGGGCTTGAATATCTCCTCGCGGCGTACGGTGTGAAGCTCAACAACAATGTCGTGTTCGACGAGAACTGCTACAAACAGCAGACCCCGCGCGAGTACGGCGGCGGAGAGCGGGCGATCTATTTCGCGCCTATTATCGAACAGGAGAACATCTCACAAAAGCATCCTGTCACCCAGAAGATCAAGGGCATGGTGGCGCTGCAGGCCTCATCGATAGAGCCTATCGACAGTGTGATCAAGGCGAACAAGCTTTCGTACCTGGAGCTCATCAAGACATCGAAACGTTCATGGCAGCAGGGCGAGGGCGCCATGCTCCAGTACGCCATGCCCCCGCAGGGCACGAATGATTTCAGAAAGCATACGATATCGGCCGTTGTCGAAGGCGCGGTAAAGAGCTATTTCGACGGCAAGCCCATTCCCCGCGGTGCGACGAACGCGTCCACAGCGGGCATAGGACTTGCGGCGTCCAGTGACGCAGGCTTCATCCCCGCGGCGAAGAAGGCGCGCATTTTCATCCTTGCGGGCAGCGAGATGGCGAAGAATTCGATCATCGATCAGGAGGGGAAATACCCCAACTCGATATTCGTGAAGAACCTCATCGACTGGCTTGCGGCCGACCAGGACCTTATCCCCATACGCAAGAAGGGGCTGTCCTATAATCCGATGAAGAAGGTGCCGGATTTCGTGAAGACGCTCATCAAGTTCATCAATGTCGGCGGGGTGCCGCTCATCGTCATCGTCCTCGGCATTTTCCTCTGGCGGCTTGATAACGCACGGCGCGATCGGATACGCGCACAGTTCA